A genomic segment from Rickettsiella endosymbiont of Miltochrista miniata encodes:
- the ubiA gene encoding 4-hydroxybenzoate octaprenyltransferase — translation MNYHPRWRAYLTLLRLHQPIGIFLLLWPALWALWIASAGHVDIKILALFIIGAVLTRSLGCVMNDIADRNLDGFVARTQHRPLATGAVSLKAAVLILIILTLLALLVVCQLNRLSIELAVIAVAMIVLYPFTKRYIEWPQLFLGVVFGAWSILMAFAAETGKIPAIAWLLFLTAYAWCVAYDTIYAMVDREDDRRVGIKSSALALGRHDVMFIAALELSFVLLLSIIGFCLKAHMPYYLMLALAVGLLIYQHYLIKNRKPELCFKAFLNNAWIGGLIFLGFFFGVHA, via the coding sequence ATGAACTACCACCCACGTTGGCGAGCTTACCTCACCTTGCTACGATTACATCAACCGATAGGAATATTTTTATTATTGTGGCCAGCATTATGGGCGTTATGGATTGCAAGTGCGGGCCATGTGGATATTAAAATCCTCGCTTTATTTATCATCGGTGCGGTGTTAACACGATCGCTGGGTTGCGTGATGAATGATATCGCGGATAGAAATCTGGATGGTTTTGTGGCAAGAACTCAGCATCGACCTTTAGCAACCGGCGCAGTGAGTTTGAAAGCGGCCGTGCTGATATTAATCATTTTGACTTTATTAGCGTTGTTAGTGGTCTGTCAATTGAATCGCTTAAGCATAGAACTGGCGGTAATTGCGGTTGCTATGATAGTGCTCTATCCATTTACCAAACGCTATATCGAATGGCCGCAGTTATTTTTAGGTGTGGTGTTTGGTGCTTGGTCTATCTTGATGGCTTTTGCGGCAGAAACCGGAAAAATACCGGCCATTGCTTGGTTGTTGTTTTTGACCGCTTATGCGTGGTGTGTCGCTTATGATACCATTTATGCCATGGTGGATAGAGAGGATGATAGGCGTGTGGGTATTAAATCCAGTGCGTTAGCGCTGGGCCGTCATGATGTGATGTTTATCGCTGCCCTAGAGTTAAGTTTTGTTTTACTATTAAGCATCATAGGTTTCTGCTTAAAAGCGCACATGCCTTATTATTTGATGTTGGCGTTGGCGGTTGGCTTACTTATTTATCAACACTATTTAATTAAAAATCGAAAACCTGAATTGTGTTTTAAAGCGTTTTTGAATAATGCATGGATAGGTGGTTTAATATTTTTAGGATTTTTTTTCGGTGTACATGCTTAA
- the coaD gene encoding pantetheine-phosphate adenylyltransferase codes for MTNGHLDLVQRAARLFETVIVAVAKNPSKTPAFSVDERIHLAKQVLSDLNNVQVHGFDGLLINCAKDYNAHVILRGLRAVSDFEYEFQLASMNRKMMPDLETLFLTPAEQHSFISANLVREIASLGGNVAQFVPAVVAEALQAKFKRT; via the coding sequence ATGACCAATGGCCATCTGGATCTCGTGCAACGTGCTGCGCGTTTGTTTGAAACCGTGATAGTTGCAGTGGCGAAAAATCCGAGTAAAACGCCGGCTTTTTCTGTCGATGAGCGTATCCATTTAGCCAAACAGGTATTAAGCGATCTGAATAATGTGCAGGTACATGGTTTTGATGGTTTGTTAATCAATTGTGCGAAAGACTATAACGCGCATGTCATTTTACGGGGTTTGCGTGCGGTGTCTGATTTTGAGTATGAGTTTCAATTGGCGAGTATGAATCGAAAAATGATGCCTGATTTGGAAACCTTATTTTTAACTCCGGCCGAACAGCATTCCTTCATCTCGGCTAATTTAGTCAGAGAAATTGCCAGTCTCGGAGGCAACGTGGCGCAGTTTGTACCGGCGGTGGTGGCAGAGGCTTTACAAGCTAAGTTTAAACGAACATGA
- a CDS encoding outer membrane beta-barrel protein — MLKKILITSVITASACAIMNANAALPVGLYVSGQAGYADTHMKSRLSSSTGIPLANDGLAGRVALGYKITPNFGLEVGYLQLSEGKSNFPHDTQSNKQHAIDVAAKGMLPVTQNVNIYGKLGVAYLTTELKKDATDKGIPISTDLNQAEGIAKHKWAPEVAIGMGYDITPNVTVDTSLTHIQPMGNNRPGNIDFLAVGVSYNFG, encoded by the coding sequence ATGCTTAAAAAAATACTCATTACTAGCGTAATAACCGCGAGTGCATGCGCGATAATGAATGCGAATGCAGCACTTCCTGTGGGTTTATATGTGAGTGGTCAAGCAGGTTATGCTGACACACACATGAAATCTCGTCTTTCATCATCGACCGGAATACCCTTAGCCAATGATGGACTGGCGGGTCGCGTCGCACTGGGTTATAAAATCACGCCGAATTTTGGTTTGGAAGTAGGTTACTTACAATTATCTGAAGGAAAATCTAATTTCCCGCATGACACTCAATCTAATAAACAACATGCGATTGACGTTGCTGCCAAAGGCATGTTACCGGTTACGCAAAATGTCAATATCTACGGCAAATTAGGCGTTGCTTATTTAACTACCGAGTTAAAAAAAGACGCAACTGACAAGGGAATCCCCATTTCTACCGATCTCAATCAAGCGGAAGGCATTGCCAAACACAAATGGGCGCCTGAAGTGGCTATCGGTATGGGCTATGACATCACACCTAATGTGACTGTAGACACCTCCTTAACTCACATCCAACCGATGGGAAACAACCGTCCGGGTAACATCGATTTCTTGGCTGTCGGTGTCAGTTACAACTTCGGCTAA
- a CDS encoding outer membrane beta-barrel protein has product MLKRNTSALLLASTILSVTANVHAEMPGFYAGAQLGYANSHINTTNLVTVNNGTSPVALPDLNNLALAYRLSFGYQFDNYWAMEFGYRHFGHTDISVATNNYLATASSKSSAFDLTAKGILPVTDKLNLYAKLGLAYLRPNAQGGLIANSPYSGTMNSYAKTLEPTFGLGISYALKPNVPVEFSWNRIQKAGGSNHAPSSDFYSLGVSYYFG; this is encoded by the coding sequence ATGCTAAAAAGAAATACAAGCGCCTTACTACTGGCTAGCACTATTCTCAGTGTCACAGCAAACGTGCATGCTGAAATGCCAGGTTTTTATGCCGGGGCACAACTCGGCTATGCGAATAGTCATATCAATACCACTAATTTAGTCACGGTAAATAATGGAACATCGCCGGTAGCGTTACCGGATCTGAATAATCTTGCTTTAGCGTATCGTCTCAGTTTTGGTTATCAATTTGATAACTATTGGGCGATGGAATTTGGTTATCGTCATTTTGGTCATACTGATATTTCAGTCGCTACCAATAATTACCTCGCCACTGCATCGAGTAAATCCAGCGCCTTTGATTTAACCGCAAAAGGGATACTTCCCGTCACAGATAAATTAAACCTGTATGCAAAATTAGGCTTGGCTTATCTACGACCTAACGCACAAGGGGGCTTAATTGCCAATAGTCCGTACAGCGGCACAATGAATAGCTATGCCAAAACCTTAGAACCGACGTTTGGTTTAGGTATCAGTTATGCACTCAAACCGAATGTTCCGGTCGAATTTTCTTGGAATCGCATCCAAAAAGCGGGTGGCAGTAATCACGCGCCGAGCAGTGATTTTTATTCACTCGGCGTATCGTATTATTTTGGATAA
- a CDS encoding NB-ARC domain-containing protein: MVKIIELEKLPDNLLPQTSEKSYQFVQSRFKRGEPEAKKTKLESQKEKVKQQLEIFADSFINEFSKRLAIYHITAKGGRITAEALKVEIKTGSTAALVGIAVSQSLLGSLPSIVTSVRSLSSQYYLSREKAQSITKAFENVAEGDLGTLLSEAAVETFHSFESQFMQHTDKAGDKMAMEKLAEDAAARALNYIAANAKDNPTITQELITKGIVMGKSEKYFDPSIKNVRIRISGSILQDANGKDVNTVNLYEKVGLTIVGSESNKFYKKIDRPDSTQYGYRRLFDWETLANGELNAAYQSEYRQEIFPQTETVAQYNLRRYEYVLQPADLKQESTRILDKIKDRYPAIEPQRVEQQVVTKNPILFDLRKPVANFVGRKKVLAELHKTLLSTRNTAVIAQAMSGLSVNSARSGDESSSAVQASVSGLGGVGKTQLALRYAGTYAADYEHNVLWINAESKGDLANSVRKLANKLNIERQDRYGNEKEIEEILEEVYTYFSTGKSLFIFDNVENYREFENFLPKLLLGNKPAILITSRYRNWGNVATVVSLDVLTEEEGKELIKSALTITANDQSQDGKIKELITLLQGLPLALQQAVAYINIQRNINIQFGIQDYLELYKAKGLEILDFDFPSYGNDPYAKTVFTTWQITLDKIREDRYAGGKALETLNIMAYICPDDIANNFFLPLEHPEKLPLAIHLLKSYSMLNAGSQQDKSTIHRLVQKVTRVNLEKDQPAFKDIAEKILKLTEGFSVGKEVEFHYLHFLLHINLHVELTEALKVRASRRRILDIITYSEFDVTRLIYLFDTAYMIYSRGEYLKFIGEASFVYTRYPFLLLLTATMNYLEERLDEGILSKEDIRKVLDYKYEISDKHYRLGERFSPKEEERARQLDAVRLLYEFEEKIFPSPEELRACSSLEKRKKRSSDVGCLRSEEEPETANKQLNQRIKQHLQKVSRVATLVSSGLFTKDTLSALLQGNLSTVAINFSLLASSTLLGEVSNSLLTQGEILTSADETLLMEKKLSLNGKLALSILTDEEVITAGKRQFLGNSMKVASPFLARLPSVFFAYNLKNQIKAYRAGNKAELSGIVTNGAIVSKDGLDFGVEAAENLEIMEGVSAFTGPFGDAAVALIWLGSDIEHVDDQLASIEKNVHLDEEEKVIQGGRAFLYFPPSRYIETKASNNQRVKNIIDFLKNHPQIKRVISSLGSSSAEVFLDKKIKIALDDTMPDNSNEGSLFCLFGRSRTPVSSSQWIPMVPYPPFMNQDNEISTYLCKKAIGVEYSQNRTENFTLIALNEGNHTVIGLTDTPNIFLVSNGRVNYTGGNVGNLFLLQGNAILGTLNGGNAAHNKIKLDFNQNVSGYVLLDDQGFICGKNRTNGIIAQQCEGGLQIDNIQQMDGRKNKQDVIYITEKLEFIDSYGGESQDYSDHIYITDVSNNNPKIVLRNNAVVHTFGSSERLESVNYRIPNDETGETHVQLLFTDPTVQRFYFDFSLEDLDAITVQANNITFNLLFQNKTFNLIISDPFRELSLFHDKKMHYPECPINAYYVFQDAEIKLVNRNTIYAQLRSNKTVDEIVSQYPAIASRLNMALSIRLKQNETVLIGHEQHQILYNNPLAKSHLMGNGAENINVITAALGTDKFPIPEVTLYKVREDLTDTLDLRWVVQQAKQECPEQEISLSVSQHQQDLVVSLNAHYYRVSNSCLPLMTTWPIANVRLRKASEDNWYQNLDISLNNIHMPMNIIADNRRWGLVYAPLVFNNDKEIIVITNTDIEKESELIILKKSGQFSFIINNNTDLMLSNILNNPTRQRDLCTIIFSQFYQLPAMKEKVLSTTLTFLDQQILLKNYTEQINNAASFDNIIQQYAAETHNDSLNSNTTRSARPKRQINRQVDFTSKAEVKSIQSLYSEDFIPNNRSVITGVSYSQTNLPINYQGTFYGNVYLGRWIASLFAPSAVKRIQKREQVLSRAEKTSDADWAFKNLQDGVKKYGRG; the protein is encoded by the coding sequence GTGGTGAAAATAATTGAATTAGAAAAATTACCTGACAATCTTCTGCCGCAAACTTCAGAGAAGAGTTATCAATTTGTTCAATCAAGATTCAAACGCGGAGAACCTGAGGCAAAAAAAACCAAACTTGAGTCACAGAAAGAAAAAGTCAAGCAACAATTAGAAATATTTGCGGATAGTTTTATTAATGAGTTCAGTAAAAGACTGGCTATTTATCATATAACAGCAAAAGGAGGGAGAATAACGGCGGAAGCCTTGAAGGTAGAAATAAAAACCGGATCAACGGCAGCATTAGTCGGTATCGCTGTTTCGCAAAGCTTATTAGGCTCGCTCCCTTCGATAGTGACTTCAGTGCGATCGCTGAGTAGCCAATATTATCTCTCCAGAGAAAAAGCGCAAAGTATCACTAAAGCCTTTGAAAATGTCGCTGAAGGTGATTTAGGTACACTATTATCAGAAGCGGCTGTCGAAACTTTCCACAGTTTTGAAAGTCAATTTATGCAGCATACTGATAAAGCGGGTGACAAGATGGCCATGGAAAAATTAGCCGAAGATGCGGCAGCTAGAGCATTGAATTATATTGCTGCAAACGCAAAAGATAATCCCACTATTACGCAGGAGTTAATAACCAAAGGCATCGTCATGGGTAAGTCAGAAAAATATTTTGACCCTAGTATTAAAAATGTTCGGATCCGGATTTCGGGCAGCATACTGCAAGATGCCAATGGAAAAGATGTCAACACCGTAAATTTGTATGAAAAAGTCGGTCTTACGATCGTTGGTAGCGAATCGAATAAATTCTATAAAAAAATTGATCGTCCTGATAGTACGCAATATGGTTATCGACGTCTTTTCGATTGGGAAACCCTAGCTAATGGAGAGCTAAATGCCGCTTATCAAAGTGAATACCGGCAAGAAATATTCCCTCAGACAGAAACGGTCGCCCAATATAACTTAAGAAGATATGAATATGTGTTACAACCCGCCGATCTTAAACAAGAATCTACGCGCATACTCGATAAAATTAAAGATCGTTATCCTGCAATAGAACCACAGAGAGTCGAGCAGCAAGTCGTAACCAAGAACCCGATACTCTTTGATTTAAGAAAGCCGGTAGCAAATTTTGTTGGCAGAAAAAAAGTCTTAGCAGAATTGCATAAGACATTATTATCCACTCGAAATACCGCAGTCATTGCGCAAGCGATGTCAGGTTTGTCAGTCAATTCGGCGAGATCAGGGGATGAGTCTTCCAGCGCTGTTCAGGCTTCTGTGAGTGGTTTAGGGGGGGTAGGAAAAACTCAATTGGCTTTACGCTACGCTGGAACCTATGCCGCCGATTATGAACACAATGTGTTATGGATCAATGCTGAATCCAAAGGGGATCTTGCCAATTCAGTCAGAAAACTGGCTAATAAACTAAATATTGAAAGACAAGACAGATATGGTAATGAAAAAGAGATAGAAGAGATTTTAGAGGAAGTCTATACGTATTTTTCTACGGGGAAAAGCTTATTCATTTTTGATAACGTCGAGAATTATAGAGAATTTGAAAATTTTTTACCTAAGTTATTACTAGGTAATAAGCCGGCTATATTGATCACTTCTCGATATCGGAATTGGGGAAATGTAGCGACGGTAGTATCGCTGGATGTCCTCACAGAGGAAGAAGGGAAAGAATTGATCAAGTCGGCGTTAACGATAACGGCAAACGATCAGTCACAGGATGGAAAAATCAAGGAATTAATCACCTTATTGCAAGGATTACCACTAGCACTGCAGCAGGCAGTTGCTTATATTAATATTCAGCGAAATATCAATATTCAATTTGGAATCCAGGATTATCTAGAATTGTATAAAGCAAAAGGCTTAGAAATACTGGATTTCGATTTTCCCAGCTATGGTAATGACCCCTATGCAAAAACCGTCTTTACTACGTGGCAAATAACACTGGATAAGATAAGGGAAGATCGATACGCCGGAGGGAAAGCACTCGAAACTTTGAATATTATGGCGTACATATGTCCTGATGATATCGCTAATAATTTTTTTCTTCCCTTGGAGCATCCTGAAAAATTGCCACTAGCGATTCATCTACTGAAAAGCTATTCCATGCTTAACGCAGGGAGTCAACAAGATAAATCGACTATTCATCGATTGGTGCAGAAGGTAACACGCGTCAATTTAGAAAAAGATCAACCTGCATTTAAAGACATTGCAGAAAAAATTCTGAAATTAACTGAAGGTTTCAGTGTAGGTAAGGAAGTAGAGTTTCATTATCTACATTTTTTATTGCATATAAATCTACATGTCGAGTTAACAGAAGCATTAAAGGTGCGAGCAAGCCGAAGAAGGATTTTAGATATCATTACTTATTCTGAATTTGATGTCACTCGTTTGATTTATTTGTTTGATACGGCTTATATGATCTATAGCCGAGGAGAGTATCTTAAATTTATCGGCGAGGCCTCATTCGTTTACACCCGATATCCTTTTCTACTTCTGCTGACTGCTACGATGAACTATCTAGAAGAACGCCTAGATGAAGGGATTCTTTCTAAGGAAGATATCCGGAAAGTTTTAGATTATAAATATGAAATCTCTGATAAACATTACCGACTGGGGGAGCGCTTCTCACCAAAAGAAGAGGAAAGAGCGCGGCAACTCGATGCAGTTCGGTTACTTTATGAATTCGAGGAAAAAATATTTCCTTCCCCAGAAGAATTACGCGCGTGTTCGTCATTAGAAAAAAGAAAAAAAAGAAGTAGCGATGTGGGCTGTTTGCGTTCGGAAGAAGAGCCAGAAACAGCTAACAAACAGCTGAATCAACGCATTAAGCAGCATCTACAAAAGGTGAGCCGAGTCGCGACGTTAGTGTCTTCCGGTCTATTTACCAAGGATACGTTATCTGCGCTGTTGCAAGGTAATTTAAGTACGGTAGCGATTAATTTTAGTTTGCTAGCCAGCAGTACATTATTAGGAGAAGTATCGAATTCACTCTTAACCCAAGGCGAAATATTAACATCGGCAGACGAAACTTTATTAATGGAGAAAAAATTATCCTTAAACGGTAAGTTGGCGCTCAGTATATTAACCGATGAAGAAGTGATCACAGCCGGTAAAAGACAGTTTTTAGGTAACAGCATGAAAGTCGCTTCCCCTTTTCTGGCGCGATTGCCATCGGTTTTCTTCGCCTATAATTTAAAAAATCAAATAAAAGCATATAGAGCGGGTAATAAAGCTGAGCTATCTGGAATTGTTACCAATGGAGCGATAGTAAGCAAAGACGGATTAGATTTTGGGGTAGAAGCGGCTGAGAACTTAGAGATCATGGAAGGGGTTTCTGCATTCACTGGGCCGTTCGGAGATGCGGCAGTCGCATTAATTTGGTTAGGATCAGATATCGAACATGTTGACGATCAATTGGCATCGATTGAGAAAAATGTACATCTCGATGAGGAAGAAAAAGTTATTCAGGGCGGGCGAGCATTTTTGTATTTTCCTCCTTCGCGTTATATTGAAACGAAAGCATCTAATAATCAACGGGTCAAAAACATTATCGACTTTTTAAAAAATCATCCGCAGATTAAACGCGTTATTTCTTCATTAGGAAGTTCATCGGCAGAAGTTTTTTTGGATAAAAAAATCAAGATAGCATTAGATGACACGATGCCGGATAACTCCAACGAAGGGAGCTTGTTTTGTTTATTCGGTCGATCCCGGACCCCTGTCAGTTCCAGTCAATGGATCCCTATGGTTCCTTATCCTCCCTTCATGAATCAAGATAATGAAATATCTACCTACCTTTGTAAAAAAGCAATCGGTGTGGAATATTCGCAAAATAGAACAGAAAATTTCACGCTCATTGCTTTAAATGAGGGTAATCACACCGTTATAGGATTAACGGATACGCCCAACATTTTTCTGGTGAGTAATGGCAGGGTAAATTACACCGGTGGTAATGTCGGTAATCTATTCCTATTGCAAGGGAATGCTATTTTAGGAACGCTGAACGGAGGCAATGCAGCGCATAATAAAATAAAGTTGGACTTTAATCAAAATGTCAGCGGATATGTATTGCTAGATGATCAAGGGTTTATCTGTGGAAAAAATAGGACTAATGGAATCATTGCACAACAATGTGAGGGCGGGCTCCAAATAGATAATATTCAGCAAATGGATGGAAGAAAGAATAAGCAAGATGTCATCTATATAACTGAAAAATTGGAGTTTATCGACAGTTATGGCGGTGAAAGTCAAGACTATTCCGATCACATCTATATTACCGATGTATCCAATAATAATCCCAAAATCGTATTAAGAAATAACGCCGTGGTCCATACGTTTGGATCGAGTGAACGTCTAGAGTCGGTTAATTATAGGATTCCAAATGACGAAACCGGTGAAACCCATGTTCAGCTGCTATTTACAGATCCTACTGTACAGCGTTTTTATTTTGATTTTTCACTTGAAGATCTGGACGCTATTACCGTTCAAGCTAACAACATTACTTTTAATTTGTTATTTCAGAATAAAACCTTCAATCTCATTATTTCGGATCCTTTTAGAGAGCTCAGCTTATTCCACGATAAAAAAATGCATTATCCAGAATGCCCGATCAATGCATATTACGTTTTTCAGGATGCAGAAATCAAACTAGTAAATAGAAACACTATCTATGCCCAGTTGCGCAGCAATAAAACCGTGGATGAAATAGTGAGTCAGTATCCAGCGATTGCCAGCCGTCTCAACATGGCGCTATCCATACGACTCAAGCAGAATGAAACGGTATTGATTGGACATGAACAGCATCAGATCCTGTACAATAATCCGTTAGCTAAAAGTCATTTAATGGGCAACGGTGCTGAAAATATCAACGTCATTACGGCTGCATTGGGTACTGATAAATTTCCAATACCTGAAGTGACGCTTTACAAAGTGCGGGAAGATCTGACCGATACACTTGATTTACGCTGGGTGGTACAGCAAGCCAAACAAGAGTGTCCTGAACAAGAAATTTCACTCAGCGTATCCCAGCATCAGCAGGACTTAGTTGTCTCATTAAATGCTCACTATTATCGCGTATCGAATAGCTGTTTGCCTCTGATGACAACTTGGCCTATCGCGAATGTAAGGTTAAGAAAAGCATCGGAAGATAATTGGTATCAGAATCTTGATATCAGTTTGAATAATATACATATGCCCATGAATATTATCGCTGATAATCGGCGTTGGGGGTTAGTATATGCGCCTTTAGTATTCAATAATGATAAAGAAATTATAGTCATAACCAATACCGATATTGAAAAAGAATCCGAGCTTATTATTCTTAAAAAAAGTGGTCAATTTAGCTTTATTATAAATAACAACACTGATCTCATGCTAAGCAATATATTGAATAACCCTACGCGGCAACGTGATCTATGTACGATTATATTCAGTCAATTTTATCAACTACCTGCCATGAAAGAAAAGGTATTAAGCACAACGCTGACGTTTCTTGATCAGCAAATACTATTGAAAAATTATACAGAGCAAATCAATAATGCTGCCAGTTTTGATAATATCATTCAGCAATATGCGGCAGAGACTCATAACGATAGTTTAAATAGTAATACAACTCGATCCGCACGACCTAAGCGACAAATTAACCGTCAAGTCGACTTTACAAGCAAGGCAGAGGTTAAATCGATACAATCATTGTATTCTGAGGATTTCATACCGAATAACCGATCCGTTATAACGGGAGTTTCTTATTCTCAGACGAATTTGCCAATTAACTACCAGGGAACATTCTACGGAAATGTTTATTTGGGTAGATGGATAGCTTCTTTGTTTGCTCCTTCTGCTGTTAAGCGAATACAAAAGAGGGAGCAAGTATTATCACGCGCTGAAAAGACTTCAGACGCAGATTGGGCATTTAAAAACTTACAGGATGGAGTAAAAAAATATGGTCGTGGATAG
- the plsX gene encoding phosphate acyltransferase PlsX: MSRYTLAIDAMGGDYGPSVIVPAVLLALQEEPELHIILVGDLDALQEQLKLAKTKPMSSQLTLHASSQVVSMDEPPALALRNKKDSSMRVAINLVKEGEAQACVSAGNTGALMATARFVLKTIPGIDRPAISAMLPTMKEQTKVRVLDLGANVDTEVEHLLQFAIMGSVLSSEIDNIPSPRVALLNIGSEEIKGNEQVKKAAELLKNAHINYIGYIEGDAIYQGLADVIVCDGFVGNVALKVTEGVAKLMSHYIKLAFNRNWFSRLSGLMALHVLKGLRKQFDPAHYNGASLVGLRGIVIKSHGSANVFAFKNAINEAILEVQKNIPERIREQVTGLLKESEQSL, from the coding sequence ATGTCTCGTTATACTCTGGCTATCGATGCTATGGGAGGCGACTACGGTCCCTCCGTGATAGTACCCGCTGTGCTCTTAGCCCTTCAGGAGGAGCCTGAACTACATATTATTCTTGTCGGTGACTTGGATGCCTTGCAAGAGCAGTTGAAGCTGGCAAAAACCAAGCCAATGTCGAGTCAATTGACGCTACACGCATCAAGTCAAGTCGTATCCATGGACGAACCTCCGGCTTTGGCGTTGCGTAATAAAAAAGATTCTTCCATGCGCGTTGCGATTAATTTAGTCAAAGAAGGCGAGGCTCAGGCGTGCGTCAGCGCCGGCAATACCGGAGCATTGATGGCGACTGCACGTTTTGTATTGAAAACCATACCGGGCATTGATAGACCGGCTATCAGTGCGATGCTCCCCACTATGAAAGAACAGACCAAAGTGCGTGTCTTAGATCTGGGCGCGAATGTCGATACTGAAGTTGAACATCTACTGCAATTTGCCATTATGGGCTCGGTATTAAGTTCTGAGATCGACAATATTCCGAGTCCGCGCGTAGCCTTATTGAATATTGGTTCTGAAGAAATCAAAGGCAATGAGCAGGTTAAAAAGGCCGCTGAATTATTAAAGAATGCACACATCAATTATATCGGATACATCGAGGGCGATGCCATTTATCAAGGTTTAGCGGATGTGATCGTCTGTGATGGCTTTGTCGGCAATGTCGCGTTGAAAGTCACCGAAGGTGTGGCAAAATTAATGAGCCATTATATTAAATTAGCGTTTAATCGTAATTGGTTTTCACGTCTCTCCGGTTTAATGGCGTTACATGTATTGAAAGGATTACGTAAACAATTTGATCCGGCGCACTATAACGGCGCAAGCTTAGTGGGTTTGCGTGGCATAGTGATTAAAAGTCACGGCAGCGCGAACGTATTCGCTTTTAAAAATGCGATTAATGAAGCAATTTTAGAAGTGCAAAAAAATATTCCCGAACGTATACGCGAACAAGTGACCGGTTTATTGAAGGAATCTGAACAGTCTTTATGA
- a CDS encoding outer membrane beta-barrel protein, with the protein MLKKIRTKILFIFSWCFPLLASASIPGFYILGQLGTADTHQEASNAAAQSISSKMAFTGRIAGGYQFNQNIAFEIGYTRFSDVDFSGVGGVPGQNVSLSEKAIDFMAKPMLPISSNVNLYAKLGLAYLKANGSAVVNGRNYLGYSDSWNPSFGLGLSYDITPFVPIDLAWTRIQSVGGGNSIPSTDFYSIGLAYYFG; encoded by the coding sequence ATGTTGAAAAAAATTAGGACTAAGATACTTTTTATTTTTTCATGGTGCTTTCCACTGCTAGCCAGTGCATCTATTCCTGGGTTTTATATCTTAGGTCAACTCGGCACCGCCGACACACACCAAGAAGCCAGCAATGCCGCTGCACAATCGATTAGTAGTAAAATGGCTTTCACCGGTCGCATCGCCGGTGGTTATCAATTTAATCAAAATATCGCTTTTGAAATTGGTTATACACGATTTTCTGATGTTGATTTCTCCGGCGTCGGCGGTGTGCCCGGCCAAAATGTTTCTTTAAGTGAAAAAGCCATCGATTTCATGGCGAAACCGATGTTACCTATTTCGAGTAACGTGAACCTTTATGCCAAATTAGGTTTAGCGTATCTTAAAGCCAATGGTTCCGCTGTCGTGAATGGTCGGAATTACTTAGGATACTCCGATAGCTGGAATCCCAGTTTCGGTCTCGGTCTTAGTTACGACATTACCCCCTTTGTTCCGATCGATTTAGCTTGGACACGCATTCAGAGTGTCGGCGGCGGTAACAGCATACCCAGTACTGATTTTTATTCCATTGGTTTGGCGTATTATTTTGGTTGA
- the rpmF gene encoding 50S ribosomal protein L32, which translates to MAVQKSRKSRSKRNMRRAHDALTSPAVSIDATSGETHIRHHITKDGYYRGKKVLKAKE; encoded by the coding sequence ATGGCAGTCCAAAAATCACGTAAATCTCGCTCGAAAAGAAACATGCGCCGTGCGCATGATGCATTAACTTCGCCAGCTGTCTCGATTGATGCAACCAGTGGCGAAACCCATATCCGCCACCACATCACCAAAGATGGCTATTATCGTGGAAAAAAGGTCCTAAAAGCCAAGGAATAA
- a CDS encoding YfhL family 4Fe-4S dicluster ferredoxin, with the protein MALLITDDCINCDVCEPECPNEAIIQGEFIYEIKPNKCTECVGHFDAPQCVEVCPVACIVINPEYKETSEQLLLKYQGLVKAAGVK; encoded by the coding sequence ATGGCTTTACTAATAACCGATGATTGCATCAATTGTGATGTATGTGAGCCCGAATGTCCGAATGAAGCCATCATTCAGGGTGAGTTTATCTATGAAATCAAGCCCAACAAATGTACCGAGTGTGTAGGCCATTTTGACGCCCCGCAGTGTGTTGAAGTCTGTCCAGTAGCCTGTATCGTCATTAATCCTGAGTATAAAGAAACCTCTGAACAGTTGTTATTGAAGTATCAAGGCTTGGTCAAAGCAGCTGGAGTGAAATAA